The proteins below are encoded in one region of Populus alba chromosome 2, ASM523922v2, whole genome shotgun sequence:
- the LOC118063491 gene encoding protein KINESIN LIGHT CHAIN-RELATED 1 isoform X1 — MLGLVSAKTTPNATPLHNSFPQNDNHIHENGNKTPSPLLKRTPSPSFSKPKIKPSKKTLQELRIDESSLDNPDLGPFLLKLAIDTMASGDNQNKALDYATRASISFEISSGPGLDLAMSLQVEAAIYCSLGRLENAIPVLERSIEVLDHKSWSDHAMAKFSGFMQLGDTYSMLGRVDRSISSYESGLKIQIETLGDLDPRVAEPCRYLAEAYVQAMQFDEAEKLCQKSLEIHREHNAPASIEEAGDRRLMALIYEAKGEYESALEELVLASMAMIAAGQENEAAAIDVSIGNIYVSLCRFDEAIFSYQKALTVFKSTRGDEYSTVASVYNRLAEVYYKTGKLRESKSYCENALRIFSKPVTGIATEEIASGLAEISAIYEALNEHGEALKLLYMAMELLKDTPGKRSMIAGIEAQMGLMFYKVGKYGEARSSFENAVAKLRASGDAKSVFFGILLNQLGLASVQLYRIHEAVEFFEEAREVLEQECGSCHSDTLGVYSNLAATYDALGRVEDAAVILEYILKLREEKLGTANPEVADEKKRLAVLLKEAGRARIRKGNSLVNLLDSSS, encoded by the exons ATGTTGGGCCTAGTCTCTGCAAAAACCACACCCAATGCCACCCCATTGCACAATTCCTTCCCTCAGAACGACAATCACATCCATGAAAACGGAAATAAAACCCCATCTCCGCTTCTAAAGCGAACCCCATCACCCTCCTTCTCCAAACCAAAAATCAAACCTTCCAAAAAGACACTGCAAGAACTACGCATCGATGAGTCGTCTCTTGATAACCCGGATCTGGGCCCCTTTTTATTAAAGCTTGCCATAGACACCATGGCTTCCGGTGATAACCAGAATAAGGCCTTAGATTATGCGACCCGGGCGTCAATATCGTTTGAGATATCCTCTGGTCCGGGTCTGGACCTGGCTATGAGCTTGCAAGTGGAAGCTGCAATCTATTGCAGCCTGGGCCGATTGGAGAACGCAATTCCGGTTTTAGAACGGTCTATTGAGGTTTTGGATCATAAAAGCTGGTCGGATCATGCGATGGCGAAGTTTTCCGGGTTCATGCAGCTCGGTGACACGTATTCTATGCTAGGCCGGGTGGACCGATCCATATCGTCTTATGAGTCCGGTTTAAAGATCCAAATTGAGACTCTCGGGGATTTGGATCCAAGAGTTGCTGAGCCTTGCAG GTATTTAGCCGAGGCTTATGTTCAAGCAATGCAGTTTGACGAGGCAGAAAAACTATGCCAGAAGAGCCTTGAAATTCACAGGGAGCATAACGCACCAGCATCAATTGAAGAGGCAGGTGATCGCCGGCTTATGGCTCTTATTTATGAAGCGAAGGGGGAATATGAATCTGCTCTTGAGGAACTTGTACTTGCTAGTATGGCGATGATCGCTGCCGGTCAGGAAAATGAAGCAGCTGCTATTGATGTTAGCATTGGCAATATCTATGTGTCCCTCTGTCGCTTTGATGAAGCCATTTTTTCATACCAAAAAGCCTTAACAGTCTTTAAATCTACAAGGGGAGATGAATACTCTACTGTGGCGTCGGTCTATAATCGCTTGGCAGAAGTGTATTATAAAACAGGCAAGCTAAGAGAGTCCAAATCATACTGTGAGAATGCGCtgagaatattttcaaagcCAGTGACTGGGATTGCAACCGAGGAGATTGCTAGTGGTTTGGCTGAAATCTCAGCCATCTATGAAGCTTTAAATGAACACGGGGAGGCGTTGAAGCTCTTGTACATGGCCATGGAGTTACTGAAGGACACACCAGGGAAACGCAGCATGATTGCGGGAATTGAAGCACAAATGGGGCTGATGTTTTACAAGGTTGGAAAGTATGGGGAGGCTCGAAGTTCCTTTGAAAATGCTGTAGCAAAGCTCCGGGCCAGTGGGGATGCTAAATCAGTCttctttgggattttgttgAACCAGCTGGGACTGGCCAGTGTGCAACTGTACAGGATACATGAGGCAGTTGAATTTTTCGAAGAAGCAAGAGAGGTTTTAGAGCAGGAATGTGGGTCATGTCACTCGGATACCCTTGGAGTGTATAGCAATCTTGCAGCAACTTATGATGCTCTGGGAAG GGTCGAAGATGCAGCTGTGATATTGGAGTACATACTAAagttaagagaagaaaaacttgGAACAGCAAATCCAGAAGTTGCTGATGAGAAGAAAAGGCTAGCCGTGCTCTTGAAGGAAGCAGGGAGGGCTAGGATCAGGAAAGGCAACTCCCTTGTAAATCTCCTGGATTCCAGCTCCTAG
- the LOC118063491 gene encoding protein KINESIN LIGHT CHAIN-RELATED 1 isoform X2: MLGLVSAKTTPNATPLHNSFPQNDNHIHENGNKTPSPLLKRTPSPSFSKPKIKPSKKTLQELRIDESSLDNPDLGPFLLKLAIDTMASGDNQNKALDYATRASISFEISSGPGLDLAMSLQVEAAIYCSLGRLENAIPVLERSIEVLDHKSWSDHAMAKFSGFMQLGDTYSMLGRVDRSISSYESGLKIQIETLGDLDPRVAEPCRYLAEAYVQAMQFDEAEKLCQKSLEIHREHNAPASIEEAGDRRLMALIYEAKGEYESALEELVLASMAMIAAGQENEAAAIDVSIGNIYVSLCRFDEAIFSYQKALTVFKSTRGDEYSTVASVYNRLAEVYYKTGKLRESKSYCENALRIFSKPVTGIATEEIASGLAEISAIYEALNEHGEALKLLYMAMELLKDTPGKRSMIAGIEAQMGLMFYKVGKYGEARSSFENAVAKLRASGDAKSVFFGILLNQLGLASVQLYRIHEAVEFFEEAREVLEQECGSCHSDTLGVYSNLAATYDALGRRCLPGITITLFTISTPVVHGLS, translated from the exons ATGTTGGGCCTAGTCTCTGCAAAAACCACACCCAATGCCACCCCATTGCACAATTCCTTCCCTCAGAACGACAATCACATCCATGAAAACGGAAATAAAACCCCATCTCCGCTTCTAAAGCGAACCCCATCACCCTCCTTCTCCAAACCAAAAATCAAACCTTCCAAAAAGACACTGCAAGAACTACGCATCGATGAGTCGTCTCTTGATAACCCGGATCTGGGCCCCTTTTTATTAAAGCTTGCCATAGACACCATGGCTTCCGGTGATAACCAGAATAAGGCCTTAGATTATGCGACCCGGGCGTCAATATCGTTTGAGATATCCTCTGGTCCGGGTCTGGACCTGGCTATGAGCTTGCAAGTGGAAGCTGCAATCTATTGCAGCCTGGGCCGATTGGAGAACGCAATTCCGGTTTTAGAACGGTCTATTGAGGTTTTGGATCATAAAAGCTGGTCGGATCATGCGATGGCGAAGTTTTCCGGGTTCATGCAGCTCGGTGACACGTATTCTATGCTAGGCCGGGTGGACCGATCCATATCGTCTTATGAGTCCGGTTTAAAGATCCAAATTGAGACTCTCGGGGATTTGGATCCAAGAGTTGCTGAGCCTTGCAG GTATTTAGCCGAGGCTTATGTTCAAGCAATGCAGTTTGACGAGGCAGAAAAACTATGCCAGAAGAGCCTTGAAATTCACAGGGAGCATAACGCACCAGCATCAATTGAAGAGGCAGGTGATCGCCGGCTTATGGCTCTTATTTATGAAGCGAAGGGGGAATATGAATCTGCTCTTGAGGAACTTGTACTTGCTAGTATGGCGATGATCGCTGCCGGTCAGGAAAATGAAGCAGCTGCTATTGATGTTAGCATTGGCAATATCTATGTGTCCCTCTGTCGCTTTGATGAAGCCATTTTTTCATACCAAAAAGCCTTAACAGTCTTTAAATCTACAAGGGGAGATGAATACTCTACTGTGGCGTCGGTCTATAATCGCTTGGCAGAAGTGTATTATAAAACAGGCAAGCTAAGAGAGTCCAAATCATACTGTGAGAATGCGCtgagaatattttcaaagcCAGTGACTGGGATTGCAACCGAGGAGATTGCTAGTGGTTTGGCTGAAATCTCAGCCATCTATGAAGCTTTAAATGAACACGGGGAGGCGTTGAAGCTCTTGTACATGGCCATGGAGTTACTGAAGGACACACCAGGGAAACGCAGCATGATTGCGGGAATTGAAGCACAAATGGGGCTGATGTTTTACAAGGTTGGAAAGTATGGGGAGGCTCGAAGTTCCTTTGAAAATGCTGTAGCAAAGCTCCGGGCCAGTGGGGATGCTAAATCAGTCttctttgggattttgttgAACCAGCTGGGACTGGCCAGTGTGCAACTGTACAGGATACATGAGGCAGTTGAATTTTTCGAAGAAGCAAGAGAGGTTTTAGAGCAGGAATGTGGGTCATGTCACTCGGATACCCTTGGAGTGTATAGCAATCTTGCAGCAACTTATGATGCTCTGGGAAG AAGGTGTCTACCAGGAATAACAATCACCCTTTTCACAATATCTACTCCAGTTGTTCATGGTTTGTCATGA